The sequence below is a genomic window from Salvelinus namaycush isolate Seneca chromosome 2, SaNama_1.0, whole genome shotgun sequence.
TTAAAGTTGACTAATGAGAGATACTAATAGTTTCTGTAGGCCTAATCCATAAGCTTACTATTTGCTCTAAATGTGAAAACCTAAGCAATTGAATTATTGGTTCTATTGAAGATACTGTAGTGGATTCATTATACATAAAACACAACTTTAGATATAGGCCTCAGAGTTTTCTTCAGGAAAGACATCTGGGACGATGGCTGGACTCGTTGGAGGTTGTGTATGTGAAGTAAAGTGTGAGTGAACTAGTCTCCTGACAGGGTCTTAGACTTGTTTACCCCCCCGCTAGACCAACCCTCTTCCATCTCTCAACCAGCCCTGGTGGTGCTCCTCTAGGGGTGCGTATCCTCCCTGGGTGGCCCAGGTCTCCCTGGCTTGGCTGGCATACAGTCTGTTTGGGCCCAGGGAGTCTCTCAGCCTCTGGGCTTGGGCCGGAGCACTGTGAGGACAGCACAGGTGTAATTAAGATGGTGTCATTCCGGTTTCCAGAGAGCATGGTCTACCAGGACCCCTGTTCTTTCCCGTAGGCTCCAGTCCTGGTCCCCTCACGGGAGTCGCCGCCATCCTCCACCCAACGAGACTCATTAGCCAGCGCCAGACCCGCAGGCCTGGAAGATTAATAGAGGGAGGAGGTGGCTATAGCTATAGGGCCTTGTGTTGTGTTCTAATCTCTCTGCATCCCCTCTGCCCTGGCCCGGTGAGATGCGCTAGCTAGGCTAACACACACATCCCTTTCTCACATACATCTTACCAGTCCGTTGAAAGCTACCACAAACACCCTGTGAGTTTAGATGGTAGTTGAGATACAGAACTCCTTGTAAATGCAGCTACcatttaaatggaattgattTTCTTAGTTTGTACCCTCTAAAAGAGACAAATAATAAATCAAATGAGTATTAATTTCTAATCAGTGTACTTTAATGAGGCTCCTAATTCAATCAAGTTGAGACAGCAATAATTGTTGACCACCTCTTTAGACAATGGAGGTGAAAACTAATCAAAATCTGTGTTGGCATTATGCCATTTTAATCCAGGAGGAATGCATactatatttttttatctgtaaATTTCGTAAAATAAGGCTTTGGAAATTGTGTAGCTCAGTGGGCATTAGTGTGGGAGCAGCAGACATTTAGCAAATGTTAGAATGATGGAATGGGTCAGTCGAGGTCGCTACCTGGAGCTCTACATCTTAAAGTGAAGACTCATTTAGAGAATAAGATGCTCATTTACAGGCTGAAATGCTACTAAATTGGATTTTTGGGAAAGGAGGTGGTAGTGAATGGACTACCCGGAGCCTGTAATGTATTGCCATTTAAATGGAGAAATCATTTCTGAAATTATTCCTGCTTTCCTTAATGAGATTTTAGTAGGCAATGTTCAATGAGATGGAACCTTAATGTGCACAAAGTAGAATTGGTCTTAATTTAATCCTGCAGTACCAGGCGTTTATGTCAAGGTTTTAGCCTCTGAAAATGGAACTTGTGAACGTGACTGCTCTCCTCTCTTGTATTTCCCGCAGGATTTGGTCTCTCTTTTAACCTCCAGCCATCCGTCACCATCATTGGGAAGTACTTCCAAGTCAAGAGGCCGTTAGCCAATGGGTTGGCCATGGCAGGAAGTCCAGTCTTCCTCTGTACCTTAGCACCTATCAACCAGTTCCTGTTTAACCAATTTGGCTGGAGGGGCAGTTTCTTCATCCTGGGAGCTCTGCTGCTCAACTGCTGTGTTGCCGGCTCTCTCATGAGGCCCATTGGTCCAAAGCCAACTGGAGACCAACTCACGCAGACAAACGGAACCCCAAAGAAACCTACCACTGACCGGTCTGAGGCCCAGGTGAATGGACACAACACACAGTTGGAGAAAGGCTGTTTGGACAACTTCAACAAGTTACTGGACCTCTCGCTCTTCAAACACAGGGGCTTTCTGATCTACATCGTAGGGAACGCGGTGATGTTCTTTGGTTTCTTCGCCCCTGTAGTGTTCCTGGCCCCTTACGCCCTGAGCCATGGCTTCGACGAGTATTCCTCCGCCTTCCTCTTGTCCATCATGGGCTTCGTAGACATGTTTGCCAGGCCGTTGACAGGGCTGATGGCTAACACTAAATGGATCAGGCCCAGGATACAGTACTTCTTCAGCTTTGCCATCATCTATAATGGTTTATGCCACCTGCTGTGTCCCTTGGCCAGTGGGTACGGGGGGCTGGCGGCCTACTCAGTGTTCTTTGGCATAGCATTTGGAATGGTGTGTGCCCTGCTGTTTGAGACGCTCATGGACCTGGTGGGGCCTCAGCGGTTCTCCAGTGCAGTGGGACTGGCCACCATCATAGAGTGCTGCCCCGTGCTCCTGGGACCACCTATTGGAGGTAAGCCTACACACTGCACACAGCAcacaatccccctctctctcaagtTAATACACAACCATACAGCTCTTAGACAACTAATGCTATGACACTTTTAGACAAACCTACTCCCTATTGACAAAGGACAAGCACTATTTCCCCTTTAGTCAACAAACACTCTCCCTCCATTTCCCCCAAGACCACCTCTCCATGGTCATTCAATACATGGCTGACAGTATCCCAGTGTTACGCATGCACTTGAGAGAACCTTTATTGTCAGAGTATAGGAAAAGTCCTACTTTAGAATAACTTTGGTAAATAAAGCAGAAAATGGATTTGGAGCAGAGAAAACCCGCCAGTCAGTTGTTCCCGTCTTTCTCACTCTGCTCCTCGGTCACGGCCGTGCGCTGCATGCTGCATGGTGCGGGAGTGGAGCCCAACTACTTTCCAGGGTGTCATTATTGTAAGACATTCCAGTAGAATTGGATTATCATCGGTGAGCAGGGCGGCCTGGAGCGCACTGCCTGCCCAGAGAAAAGCAGTAATTGGTCACGGTTATGTACTGTTGTAAATAAGCCGGGCCGCTCTGGCTTTCAGGGCACGCCCGCTAGAGGATTCGTCCTCTACACAAATGATGGAACATTTTTCGGAGCTAAGAAGCCGTAAGGGTAATGAAGGTCTCTCTGTGACTCTTTCTCTCAGTCTattttccccttctctctttaccgGGTCCCCTCGGTCTAGAATAGACCTACTGCCACTGGCTGCAAACACAAGCTTAGAGAGTTTCAGTTATTGGAGTTACGGAAAACTTTGACCATTGCGATGTTACCAACTTCATTTGATTAGCTGATAATACAAGTCAAATCATTGACCCTAACCCCAAATCATAATTAGCGTGCACAATCTGGTACACTTTACTATTAAAACGATGGCATAAAGCTCTCTCGGAATTTAAGGTTTAAGATGAGAAAGACCTTTCCCAATAATAGCTTACTACTGATGAAATTAACATCAGGAGTCATTGTGCAAGGTTATTCCAAGACGggtcttctttttttaaaccaCAAGCAGTGAGTTTTAGAGGACCTTTTTCCTTTCATGTTTTTTTGAGTGTGTAATCAAAAAGGTTATGTTTCCCGCCCATATTTCCCTGAGATTACTAGGGATAGCACACATGTAGAAAACTCTGTCTCCTACAGCCCACTTTCATTTTGGTCTTATTTGGCACAGAGGAGAACTAACAATGCTAACATTCTCTGCTCAGCCCAAGCTGTTAAATAACACATTTCCATGGAAGTGAACTTGCTTAGTCTTTGAACCACCTGTGGGCTTTCTCTGACAGAATACAAATGTTCTCCTCAGAGTGCTGCTAGAGCCCATCTCATTTCACAGTCTCTGAAATGGCAGACAGACACAAACGGTGGAGTGAAAAAGGAGGGAGAACGGGCTCTGTCAGAACACACTTCTCTTCTCCATACAAACTGGTTGTCTGTGTAGTCTGTCTGGTAGAAGTAGGATCACGTTTGTTGGCATTCCTAtgcttctctctcctctgcagaGTTTTAATGAGGTGTAAATGTATAGTCCTCCTGGTTGTTTTATGCGACCCTGTTCTGAGGTGCTCATTTAATGGGGGGTAAATAAGCGCCTCCCTGCACGTTGAGCGTTCTTCTCCAGAGGGCAGAGTCTCTACATTTCCCCTTACAAGTCTCCTCATTACAGCCAGCCTCGTCATGCCGCGCCATGCCTCCTCCCAAACCTGGGGGTCAGCCTAATTAGGAGAAAGTGAGGTAATTGGTGTAATTAGCCTTTTGCTTTCGGTGTTTAATGAATCTCAGTTCAGACTTCACTCATTAGAGGCCCGTACCTGGACCATAATGAAGCtatgaatacatttaaaaaagaggTGACTCTGCCAGATGGACTTAATTACCATTCAGCCAATCAAGGGTTGCCTTAATGAGGGTGATGGTCATCTGCACACACCCACAGGATAGAACGCCATTAATCAGACCATGTCCCTGTTGCTGCTTTGTACTGGACCACGGGCAAAGtgacctccacacacacacacacacacacacacacacacacacacaacacacacacacacacacacacacacacacacacacacacacacacacacacacacacacacacacacacacacacacacacagacacagacacagacacagacacagacacacacagacacacagacagagtgagagagacaagcTCATGCCTCCATCATCAACTTAATTGAAAATTGACTCATTAAGACCTGTCTTTTAATTGGTTTACCTAACCTGAAAACTGCCCTTCTATTTAACAACCTAACTCTGTGTTTATGTATAGTGGGGTGTTGTGTTGATTGTGTCTCCCAGATGATTCAATAATGCCAAACTGAGTAATTGACCATTAGTAACTGATGTTTGCGGGAAATGAGTCCATTACAGATAAACACCTCAATATAAGTTTGAAATATAGAGAGCAATCAAAGGCCCTGTCTCATTGCACAAACAAGGGGACGTTACATAAGATACATAAAAGGGATGTGGTTAAATCATGTAGTGTCGCTTTGCTGTGGGTGTTCGAGTGCTTGGAACTACAAGTTTCTTTCTGCATTTTTATAAAAATGGTgttattgacatagccttgttctgttTTATATTCTCTACCTATATAATTCATGTTGTTAAGTTTGAAAGAATACAAGATAAAAATAGCTGaaaccattcaaaccaatgagggttcgaactttaaagccaattatctcagaatccTCTTTTTACAGATAGAACCTTCTAGTTCCAAGCTCTTGTCTTATACTTTCTAAAGTTATTCATTGTGAATGAGTCAATGACCATCAACTGAGCAGACAATAGCTTGGGAAAGTACACTGTTGTCACAGTTGATCTTCCCTTCGTTAATCCATTTAGTGGTTCCTACAAACATCTGACTTGCATGATCCTGCAAATTGTTATACAGTATGCACAGACGGATGGACAGACAGTTGATTAGATGTTCACTGTGGAGGCTGAGTGAGTTGGGGAGGACTGCAGATCGATCCAGGGGGAGGTTCAAGAAGCTTATGGCTCCAATCGGATATAAACTCCATTTGTCACTTTCCTCTGAAGCGGGCTAGATTTTGATCGTTTTCAGAATCGACATGGCCACATTCCTGATTTGTTCTGGTGCAGCAGCCAAAATTGCCTTCCCTGAGAGCCGTGGCAAGCAAGGTCGGGTGTAATGGCTCCATGTCATGTCTCCAGTAGGATCTTTTACTCTACAGAACAGAGTTTGAAAAGCACATCTAAACCATACCCATGTTACACCTCCTGATTCACCTcgtggagagagatggggaaaggcTTACCTTAACCCATAACAACCTGTTGATAGGAATATACTATAAGCAGGGGGGATTTTGTGGGCATCTTGTCTAACTATCCTTCCTATAACTGAACTTTTTATCTGATAGGGGGGGAAACTTAGCTACTTTATGTAACCTTCAGTAacatctcccctctcctccccttcaggAGCCTTGGTGGACACCTTTGGTGACTACACGTACCTGTACCTCATGTGTGGAGCGGTGATGGTGTTCGCAGGACTCTTCCTCTTTGTTATGAACGTCTACAACTACAGGATGCTGGAGCGGGAGAGGCGGCAGGAGGAGGGACAGGTAGAGGAGGGCTGTGAGAGCCAGGACCAGGAGCAGGGGCTGGGgctgagggagaggggagagcccTCCTCAGAGGAGCAAGGAGAGGCAGGGAAGGAGGCTAAGAAGCAACAAATCCCCTAGGGAGACGAATCAGAAACGGAAGAGACTAAATTAAGCCATGCATGATAACACTGTTTACAAGTACACTCTCATATATTGATGCCAGTATATCAGTATATAGGCCTACccaatactgtatatagcccacccccacacacatacacacaaacatacacacagtacTACTAACCTTGGAGGGGGACACTCCTGAAGTTTTTACTCTTATGTTGTTTTTCCCCATGTAGCAGTTTCCCCCCCATGCTGACAAAGGCTGTTTGGAAAGAAGTACTTCTGACTGTATGAGATCAAATAGCAGTGTAATCCTTTCTGggcctttatttatttatttgagctGCCAGGTGTGCCACTTCCCGCTAGTATCGCAGTCCCAGCTagtatcattttttttttgtgcTCAGTAAATTCTCCTGGCCCTAGGTATACCGTATAAGTTAAAACCACCTAAAAATTATATTTACATTTATATTGAGTGTTATTCTGTGAATTTTGACAGTTAAATTCATACGTTATATCAATCATGAAACTGAACACACGTTTGCAGTTGAGATGTGTGTCACGTACATGCTGAGGTTGTAATATTTCAGCCTTGAGGTAGTCATGAACATTTTACTCTTCCACCTGTATTGATGTTTCAATGAGTGGATGAAGAATGCCACATGTTTTTACATGCACTGTTACAGACATAATGATGTCATTTTATATTCTTGTTCAGGATCCATTTATATTTGAATATGACCAAAATATATGTCTGCTTTTACATTTTCACATATAGATCATAGAATGAATGcacaaacagtttcagctgttaTGAAGTCTATGATGACAACCATGTAATTCATTTCTAGATAGGTTGCAACTTTGCATTAGTGTTTTTTGAAAGATGCGTTTATTGTTTTAAGATACTGATGGGAACTCACTTTTTTAAATGCTCTATTTGAAGAACTCTATTTGAAGTAAATATGATTGTTGAGTAGAGTGCTCAGCAATAAATGACATCATTATCATTCAGTATTTGCATATAATTATTTCATAAAGAAATGATATCAATTACAATTCACCAGATGTGAATACCCTGTCATTCACCTGTGTCTACTCATGTAGCTATTGAAATGGGTAAGATTATTGTTTCTTGTAATTTTACCATCACAATTCAGCTAAGGCAAAACCATGTCTGTGTGTTCTATTTCTTATCAGCATGTTAACATTGGGAGAGGAAAATGACAGTCAACATGGCACACAACATGGTGTCAAAGCCAGATTTACAATGCAGCCATGACTGTTTGTAGCTGTGTCCAATTTTTCACGCCAATTAGAACGCTGTGTAACaagtttgaaaatgtcagcgcTAAGGGTGTGACTAGCTAATGAATCAAGGCCCCGATGTTCCAGGCTATGCACTCTGAGCCGCATGCAGTCTGAAACACTCAACAAATCACTACGCCAATAAGTTAGAACACACACCAGCCCACTGAGCCCATTCCAAGGTCCTGGGACATGACAAGGTGGTGGATGCCCCAGAGACCGGGGGATGGTCGCTGAGGCTGAggatcttattattattattatatttgatTTCACCCCGTTCCCTCCACCCTGTTGACCCCCTACCCAACCCCCATCTACACCCTGTGTGTTCCCATAATGCCCCTTTATGCTTTTCCTCAGAACAACTTCCTGGTCTCTGGTGTGTCCACAGGGGTGGTTGAGTGACCAACCTCTCCACAGAACTTTGAGGTCATGTTGACACAACCTGGTCTCCGAGCATTTTGTATTATAAATCCGAGagactccatttagtatgatttGTTACGTTTCATATGTTATGTATACATTTGTgcatgtccatcacccatttcatatgatatgttatgaattaccatttgcaaaacgtatgatatgttacgaattctggctaggtggctaacactaGATAGCTGGCTAACGTTATTTAGGCTAGGAGTTAAAGTTAAGTTTAGGAATTAGGTTaataaagggttaaggttaagggaaGGGTTATTTAacatgcaaagtagctaaaaagtagtaagtagttgaaatgttgctaattagctaaaatgctaaagttgtccatgataaGATTCATACTCGCAACCTTTGAGTTGCTAAAAATTCATGTTATATgcctacccatccaccctgaTCAACCACCCTACATTTGTTTATtcattaagtaaccatctgtcttatgtaaccataccaaatgtaacatacagtgcatttggaaaaccccttgacttttcccacattttgttactttacagccttattctaaaatggattacattgttttaccccatgacaaagcaaaaacatttttttttaaacatttttgcaaatgtattaaaaatctaaaactgaaatatcacatttacataagtattcagaccctttactcagtacttcattgaagcacctttggcagcgattacagcctcaagtcttcctgggtatgacgctacaagattgacacacctgtatttggggggcTCCcaggtggcacagcggtctaaggcactgcatctcagtgctagaggcatcactacagacaccctggttcagatccagattctacattgtagaataatagtgaagaagtCGAAACTatgaaagctgtcatcaaggcaaagggtggctactttgaagaatctcaaatataaaatattttttgatttgtttaacacttttttggttactacgtgattccatgtgttatttcatagttttgatgtcttcattattattctacaatgtagaaaatagtaaaaattaagaaaaatccttgagtgagtaggtgtgtccaaacttttgactggtactgtacatgcttCTCTTATGAAATTAGGATATAAGACACTGATTGGCAGGCCACATGGACATGTCAGTTCTAGTTAAGAACTAAGATACAATATGGAAATTAAAGACTCACTCTTTGTTAAGATAGTATCATTTTTAACTCAGATGAAAAGCCTAACGTAATAAGATGGATATACTGTTTGTTTAATGGGTGTTTTTCTTGACCTTGCTAATGCAGGTCTATAGTGTGTTTCAATTTAGAGTTGGCATGCACAAGAAACACAGTCAGGGCCGTGGTGAGATGGAGAGATATAGTCCCTCAGGGCTCAAAGAGCACCACCATCTATCAGCAGTAGACATTGAATGGGTTGTGTTTCTCTGAGCTTCACAGATTAGATAGGCATAGATGTTGTGCAAGCAGAACAGAGGCTACCAGTATGCTTATCTTGCTTCTGCTACTGTTGTAGGATCAAGCATAGCACACTGACACAACTCTGGGGAAACCTTCTGTCTTTCTATCTATCTGTCTTTGGAGATGACGTGTTCTAGTTATTAGTTTAGAGAGAACATCCCTGTACTCTGGAGTATAATGTCAGACCTGTACTATTTCCACACTAAGCAGCCCAGCAAGCCTTCAGTATGTGTTGTAGATGGGATGTTTGGTAATGTGTGATTCCCCATTGGAGTGTTCTCTGCGTATTTGTATTATTAACCATATGAAAGTGAGGTTCATCAAAGGTGGGTTAGGTTTGACAAACTTTTTTTTAACCCTCATACTACTGACGGGGGTCATTTTAACCCTCATACTACCGACGGGGGTCATTTTAACCCTCATACTACCGACTGGAGTCATTTTAACCCCAGAGACACATTTTCTATCATAGCCCAAAGGTGTTTTTTTTCTATGCTTCAaattttcatgactttgtcaataaACTTGTTCTTAACAATTCTAAATcattgtttagtgtttctgtatcaatatggacttcATTTTTTTTTCTAAACTAAAAATGTAAACACTGAACCAACCTTTATTTTCATATATGTTTCTCTGGAGACATAATAGCAAGTtatccataccaccagagggtggagggggacctgtctCAGTgattttgaccagatagacagatTATCTGCCGAGATATAGCTGTACCACGTATCAAATGactgtgtacaaaaccaaaattgCCTTATTTTTGTGCATATATAAATCTGCTAATGGTATACAACATATGCCAATTGTATAAATACTTGATAGAACTGCAATACAGAACTTAGATACACTCTGAATGTACACAGAGAGATGTATTGCTAtgttttctccaaaaagtagttATTCTAGGGCAAAtctaaaaaagtatatatttgaATCCAGATATTCTCTGGAGATGTACTGTTACGTTATACATATCCTCAGAAGGTGGAGGAGGACCTGTTGGAGTGATCATGGCCTGATAGACAGATCACCTGCAGAGATGGAGCACCTTATGGGCTCGCATATAGTTATAACTGGTTATAATGAGGTATGACTGTATTGGTGTGTATTTTGCCAAAAAATTGTTATTCTATGGAAAATTTTATATTAATACCAGAATTCCTATAATATCCTCCAATATTCTACATGTGCAACTTGTTATGGTATTTGCGTTGCTATAACATTTGGTTTGAAGTGACTTTGAGGATTTGGGCTAACTTTTTAAAGCCTCCTGCAATAGGCCCTACCACTCCCATTGTTTCACTAGCAGTAATGCTGATGCTAGCTGTAGGGTAAGTGAATAAATTAAACTAAGCCATAGTTTTGGTCATTGTCTCTCAGGATCAATGGATAAATAACTTTTTGTCACTAAAATTCAgtatattaaaatgttttatgatattACAATCAAATGATGGTAAATCTGCTTTTTAGTACTTGTGGATTGAACACATTTTTTTAAGGAAACATTTGTATTTAA
It includes:
- the LOC120020630 gene encoding monocarboxylate transporter 2-like encodes the protein MSPAPASVLRDTPPDGGWGWAVVFGAFISIGFSYAFPKALTVFFKDIQLIFGASYSQIAWISSIMLAAMYAGGPISSILVNRYGSRPVVIAGGVMCGVGMVSASFGNTITHLYICVGVIGGFGLSFNLQPSVTIIGKYFQVKRPLANGLAMAGSPVFLCTLAPINQFLFNQFGWRGSFFILGALLLNCCVAGSLMRPIGPKPTGDQLTQTNGTPKKPTTDRSEAQVNGHNTQLEKGCLDNFNKLLDLSLFKHRGFLIYIVGNAVMFFGFFAPVVFLAPYALSHGFDEYSSAFLLSIMGFVDMFARPLTGLMANTKWIRPRIQYFFSFAIIYNGLCHLLCPLASGYGGLAAYSVFFGIAFGMVCALLFETLMDLVGPQRFSSAVGLATIIECCPVLLGPPIGGALVDTFGDYTYLYLMCGAVMVFAGLFLFVMNVYNYRMLERERRQEEGQVEEGCESQDQEQGLGLRERGEPSSEEQGEAGKEAKKQQIP